The Vanacampus margaritifer isolate UIUO_Vmar chromosome 20, RoL_Vmar_1.0, whole genome shotgun sequence genome contains the following window.
TCAATTGTCTTGTAAAATATGGTGAATTTGttcagccaatttttttttccagtaaattggtcaggtaaaatatattttattaaatgcagtggtgccttgagatatgagtccAATTCATTCTGTGACCCTGCCCATAGCTCAAATtatttttccccatagaaattaatagatatgccattaatccattccagccttcccaaaaaacaacaggaaaaaaggtgtgatatatatatatatatatatatatatatatatatatatatatatatatatatatatatatatatatatatatattgtcctttattaaaaaaaataaataaataaaatgtaatcgaatttaaaaattgttaaacacTTTTTGCCGAACTGATtgaattcaatggacattgtgctgctccttctaatgtgtgtgccttggccacctggggctAGTATAAGACAGGCATACGGAGACCGTCTCAGCTCCTCAGTACAGCAGTAACATCAGTCGTTCACAAAGAATAAAGAAGTCCTGCTATATTgactgtctacatgtgttgctgtgCCATTCATGTTCAAACGTACGTTGCTTGTACCGAAAGTGGTACAGATTtcctaccaaaataaatgcaacaaattCATCTAGCAAGAAGCATTATGTAGACAATATGATTAAGGGggccacgaaaaaaaaaaaaagtggtgggcCAGATTTGCACCCCCTCCGGCCTCGGGTTTGACACAGTGTGTGTCATAATGACAAGCACTGTGACGGCTGCTCTTGTCAAAACGCAGACGACAATGATGCGACTTGCAATGAAAAGCTGCATGATGGAACGCTTTCGGGTGCCGCTGCGCTTATTCACATTTGTAATGTGCCATGATGGACGCACATTGTCCTCAATAAGGCCGCCATACTCGTTCCAGACATACGACAATGACCTCGTGGCCCGGATAAAGAAGGAGGGAGTATTGCAAACATGAAGAGATTAGCATGCTGGATGTAGCAAGATCCAAATTTGGAATAATGCAGAATAAGAGGTATGAACtctatattgttaaaaaaaggaaaaaaagtaagtaaaaagaGAAATAGGTATCGAAAAACTCtcacgggtaaaaaaaaaaagggtgacgTCTTTGCGTGAGAGGGCTGTACGGAACCATATGGACGCCCTCCACGTCTCCTCATTTCATACATGTTTCTTCTGACATCAATAACGCCGAGACGTCCAGCGGCGCTTGGACCCGGTCCAAAACAATTATAAAGTTGCCGTGGAAACTGAGGTCCCGTGCCAGAGTGAGGCATACTGTCTCCGCTCAGATAACCCCCGTTGGAAAGTCACGGCACACAAAAGCACTTGACGGGGGTTGGCGAGGTGGGAGGGGCGGGCGGAGGGAAAAGCAGGAGGGATGGGTTGAGGTGAAGAGACAAAAGCTCGGACATCCGTGGACGACGCAATTACATCACGAGACAGCGAGAGAGTAGATTGCACAATtctaagaaaaacaaacaatattgtACATAATTCTCCCCAAAGGAAATCATAGAAATATTGTACAGTGTCAAAAACATGgcatttgaaaaggggtgtgtagactttttatatccactcaGGAGTCCAAACTGCTCCAAAAGGTGGCATTTTGCTCCTAATATTTTTCATCTACTTGCCCATatctaacaaaaataaataaaaaatgctgatatttgttttatgtgtcaatatttttttgttgctgacaaACTGCTCCACACATCGGCCCATTTATCAAGAATATAGTCAATTTGAATTCAAAAGTTAGTGCAGCCCTTCCACTGTATCTAAAACAATGATACCAAAATATACACATGAATACTATGAAATTAAACATataattaaagtggaagtcaacctcaaacatttctcgacaataatacgttatatgtgacctcacgagtctaaacatgacattctgatgaataatacatttgaggaacatgagttatgaagcaaaatccagccatttttaatccatcacaggcggccattttgccgcttgctgtcgactgaagatgacatcaatcaggcaacgaccaatcacagctgccCTGTTtgtctgaagctgagccgtgattggttgttacatgaaacctgagcaacgtgatgtcatcatcaatcgaaagcaagtggcaaaatggcctccgcctgagatggataaaaatggctggattttgctgttattccactaacacaatatcaaccagaataccatagttagactagtgaggctgcatagagtatattattgtaaaaaaaaaaaaaaaaaaaaggggggggggtagaaTCCCCTTTAagcattgttgtaaaacatGATATATGTAAACTGTATCCGTATTTGAATGGTCTGTCGGCAACCGGCTGGGACTCGCTATCTTAAAACCCTACAAGACTACAAGAAAGTTTAATAATTAGCCCTTTGGGGGACATTCGTGTAATAGAAATGGACTCTTACTATACCCTTAATTTTGACAGTGCagtgaacaaaataaaaacaaaaacatcagcgTGAAGTACAACGCAGCCTCCTCTGTGACACGTGCAATTTTCAACTGGGAACACTGGGACCAAGCATAACATATTGTAACCTTACGCTAACCTAATGAACAACAAGACGAAAGTGGCGTAAAtggaggccttttttttttctttcttttttttttttttacatccatctCGGGGCGTCCTCATTACGCGCTCGACGCGACAAGCTCGTTAGGAGTGCACGAAAGATTACCCGCGCGGCTAAAGAGCACGGCGCAAACACAAACAGACGGATAGTAAAACAGGTAGGAATGTGGCGagcgcacacacaaagaaagagagagaaaacccCCGGTGGGTGTAACTGGGCTTCTTAGAGTCAGAAAGACAATCTGAGTGGCTTTCAAAGACCCCCCGACTGTCTGCTGTGTTTATTCAGATGGGAGCGGAGAAGGCCGGCGTTGTCCTGCTTTGTTTTGATCTTCCTGATGAAGAACATCAGTGTCAGTGCTCTTCTCGGGCCATTCCGGGTGATAAAATGCTCCCTTGATGGTGCGCAggcttattttttgtgtgtgttgttgctcTTTATGTTTGATAGCCTGGCTGCAGCATAAAGTACAATGTAGTAATGGGATCCAACACCTGACCTGTACAAATTATCTTTTTAACcccttttttgtattttcttagtTGCCAGTTGCTTTTATCATATAGTGTTTTAactagtcccccccccccttcttattctgttttcttttaactgtttttatttttgttgtcttttacactctaaaaacagttgggtcaaaataacccaactatgggtcaaaaatgggctgatcctctacttgggttgatttgatccaactttgagtcaataaatggctcttggtgtaaaaaaaaaacaaactcattttgacaacttctgactttttttagagtgtagatttTAGCTTCAGTGTTTCCtgggtgcctttcctcacatggtttctctgtgcccctttatgtgtgtgtattgtattttaatgtataaaaaagctatataaataaagttggattgatgcatgaattttaaaaaaattacacattcACCAAGATACTTTAAAATACATAGTAGAGTGAACCTAAGCCTATTTGCAGCTGTACAATTCGACTGAGAGGCGAAGATCTTTATGTCTGGCATAAGCTAAGTTCAGCCTGGATCGTTGGCGGAAGTggaaaataaagttcagctgttcttgTAGGTTTTccgtgacacttttttttttgctttctagcaCAAGCCTGAAGGGTTTTCACTCACACTAATAGGTTTGATAATTCCATTCAGCATGACTTAGGGCAAAATTCCAGCTGAAGAATAAAAGGCCCACGGCATGATACTGTTACCGCCATAATTCACTTTTGGTGTTATTTtggaattacaaaaacaaagtttaacCTTGGTTTCATCGGATCATTTATCCTAAATGTATTTGGAAAGATTtccaagtgtgtgtttttttttttttgtaagatggACCCAGGCttggatgtttttctttgtaagaTAAGGTGGAGGAACATCCAGTTTTCGGCAATATAACTGTTGACCATTTTCACTGTGCTCCGTGGTAGATTCAATGCCTCAGAATTTCTACACTATCTTTAATGTGATTGTGTAAAATCCCTCttcctcatatttttttttccacttgatcTTTCAGTATGGCTCTGATACTCTTTGGTATACCACACAATTACCaccatacacaaacacataccTCTTAGTTGAGGCAAAATTGCACAGTTCTTGTATTAGACCTCATTAGGATTCGCAGGCCTTCTAATGTTGCGGTGATGAAGTCTTAATCAAAATCATGGCTAAAGTGTAAAAAAGGTATGTAGTATTTCCACATTCACATTTGTCTTGTTATGACAACACGCCACTGAAGGTAcacacattgtttttttgggttacAGCGGGTCACTTGGGCAATTTGTGTTACGCAAATCAATTAAAAGAAGGTTTTAGCCGCCGGAAACCAGCTGAAGTGTCAGCAGATCTGCGCCAGAGTCATCATTTGTTCTCATTAGCGTTTCTCGGGAAGAAATCAGCACTGCTTGAGGAAATACGGTGATATTTTACTCGCAAATAGGGAAAGTCGACCCGCTGGCGTCTCGCAATTTGTAACACAGAGGCACGGTGCACAACTGTGTGTCTCTATATTGTGTGTTTGATATGTGGGAATGTTGTCgtttggaaaatggaaaaaGGCTATTTGTGCATTACACTTAGTGGACATGAGGTTGTGCATTATTAGCTCAATACTGTCCTCTAGTGGGAATTGGGCAATATCATtttatagtactactactatgAATACACAAAGGACAACCAggatcaatatatatatatatatgactagTTGTCCGCATTAATACTGCATATACAGGAAAATGTCATGAATTCAAatggaacaagaaaaaaaaacacttttacacaaaaaatgtcaataagataaataaaataaaataaaaaattatatgcgAAACATTAATACTAATGAATGCATTTAGagcaaatataaaatatacttacagagaataaaaaaatactgtattagaatgtttttttttacaatattttgtgtcaattggttttaatcaaaatgagaataaaaaaaattatgaaacagaaaatgtttaaaaacagtaaatattgAAGAATACAATTACAttggtaataaaaataaaatgccttataaaatactgcccattttttgttcgttttttttttaaatcaaacataCTAAAAATGCTATTAGTAATTCATTGACTACTTGACTAAAACATGAAAGCTGTTTTCttgcaataaaattaataatcatAATTGATTCTAATAATGCATGCACACAATTCAGCTATTATGATAAAAAAGACTTAGTTGTCAACTATtcagaatacattttaattaaaaactttatttaaaaaatacaatcattTGGTTTAGTTAGGATAGATAATCAATTATCCTATATATTTTGTATCGTTTGCGTAATCTCCTACAGTTGTAATTCACTACGGAGCAGTCTGTTCAATTGTCGCCTCATCATTGGCTGTCGCGGACAGGAAGTGCTGTGACGTAAACCAATGGGATTAGACCTTTATTCCAAGGATTTAGTTCCGGAGTGGCCCGTTATTGATGCGAGTCGCGGCCCCTAAAAACGGTGAGTAGTCGCACTTTTAGCGGCTGTACAGCTGCGTGCATGTGACGTCATCTGACACGCTTGTCCACTACAGCTCGCGGCGCGTGACAGTGACAAGTGGGCGCGCGCGCGCGTTCGCTCATTTTACTGGCTGACGTGCCGTTGAATGCCGCCATTACGTTTGACCCACTTATTCGCCCACAAACGCATACTATTGCGGACCTGAGAGCTGTTTGAGCGCCGTCGTGGTGTACGTGTAAACAAATAGCCATTTAATCGAATGATTATTTAGCATGCGGTTGggtatggtgtgtgtgtgttaggggAGGAGGGGGGTTGATTGGGGGCTCTGACGTCAGTTACCGATCTAAAAAAAGAAGCGTACTATTAATCTAGAAATGGCTTGATTAAAGACCACCTGCCGCCGTTTGCTTATGACTGTCACCCCTCAAATGAACGGAAGAGGGCGCCAGATGTCAGTGTTGACTGTCATCCCGTCATCCCTCAACAGGTTGAGAAGACATGAACATGTATGAGATTCCCAGCCCGGGAATACCAGGCTGTCCACCTGGATTGGAATACCTCACCCAGGTATATGTTACATATTCTATTATTGTATGAATGATTTTTATGAGCAGaataaggtttaaaaaaataagaggtgGCTTAAACTTAAAATAAGtccaaatacatatatttgtgtgaAAAAACAAGACTTGAAAAAAGTATGCAGTCGTCGTCGGACTACAATGCTCCGTGGAGCAGCAAAATGTCTGGCCAACAAACCAACACAGTCGTCATACACCTGTGTAGGTCCgagaatacaaaaataagatgGTGGTGGaagaattaaaataataattcctgGGCTTGGTCTCTATCCACCACGATTAGCAGCGGTTCACTTTACTGTGCATTTATGCTAACGTTCTTAGCGTCTGCTTTTCTAGGTGGACCAGCTACTCATCAAACAGAAAGTTGAGCTTGTTGAAGGTAAGAAGCAAGATCTGTATGTCTGGTGTAAACACCGATGTGGAGTTGAGGTATAACTGTTAGAGCTGGTTGTCGGTCCTCGCAGCTCTGGTCGGGTTCGAGAGCAACAACAAGTACGAAGTGCGCAACTCCATGGGCCAAAACGTGTTTTACGCCGTCGAGGAGAACGACTGCCTGAGTCGACAATGTTGCGGCCCCCTGCGCCCCTTCTCCATCCACGTTCTGGACAATTTAGGACAGGAGATCATCACTGTCACCCGCCCACTCAAGTGCATGTCCTGCTTCTTCCCTTGCTGTCTACAGGAGGTGAGATCATGCTCACGTTTTTGTCTTGgggggggttttgttttgtttttgctcttaACAAATGAAAAGAGGGAAATACAGAAgattacggaagaggattagggccagtgaaaaggggggaaaaaaaggttggcaggattctgactctattctagaattctgactttaatatcagaattctgactttaaagtgagaattagcATAAATGCATAGTACAGCGAACCCTTACTAATCATGGTGGATAGAGACCAAGCCCatgaattaatattttaattcttctcactttattctcagttttgactttaatcacagaattctcactttaaaatgagaattctaactttattctcagatttctgactttttgaCTTCTCcacacaattcatagctctaagtcacaaagtcagaattctcactttaatctaaaaattctcactttaaaccagaattctgagattaaagtgggaattctgactttaaagtgggaattctgactttaaagtgagacttctcactttaaagtcagaattctcactttaaagttagaattcagTGATTAGTcagaaattatgattttaatcagtcagaattctgagaataaagtaagtTTACtgaccctaatcctcttccgtactaCCCAATTACTTAGGCAATTAATAGACCAACaatatgaaatattattttgattatttctcTTTTTAAGGTTGACCCCAATTTAATCATATAGACGTTAAAACAAAATCCTTTGTGCAGTTGGAAGTGCAGGCCCCGCCAGGCAACACTGTGGGGTACTTGATGCAACAGTGGCATCCCTTCTCCCCGAAATTCATAGTCGCCAATGAACACACGGAGCCGGTCCTTAAGATCCACGGGCCTTTCTGCGGATGGAGCTGCCTTCCAGATGTGGACTTTGAGGTGGGTGAAGCCAAACACAGAAATTGTGTCAAAGTTGTCTAAGCACTATTCAGTCATGGGCATTTGTTGAGGTTCTCCGAGGTAAGGAATGTGGATCCAGTCAGAGCTGCGAGCATGTGATACAAAATCATCCGTATTCCGTGGTTCGCCTGGTTTAATTTGATTCAGCTAAACAGGGATTCAAGGCCATTATTGATTCAGAAGGAAAAGTCACTGAAATCTTTTCACAAAACACAAATCGAGCCAGTGGGCCAGCAGGCAGAGAGCCTGGAATCGAATGGGAATTCTGCCGTGGTTTAGAAACCAACACGGCTAAAAATGTGTGTCTTAAAGATCCAGATGTCAGCCGTTTGTACAGTATCGTATACGCCATTTCTTTCAGATCCTGACCATGGATGAGGTCAGCAAGATCGGGAAAATCAGCAAGCAATGGACGGGCCTCCTTCGGGAGGTGTTCACAGATTCCGACAACTTTGGAATCCAGTTTCCGATGGACCTGGACGTGAGGATGAAGGCCGTCATGATCGGGGCATGTTTCCTCATTGTAAGTATCCTGCTGTGACACAAAAGGATTTACGCTCCTTTTGTCCGCCTCTCTAGATATTTTTAGGTTTATAACTATTCGATTTCTTTCCACAATTTTCGCCAAAtatatgacatttttgtcaaagggtcctccttaactcattcactgccattgacggctatagacgtcaaaaattcatttcaactatttctattagtttaacatttttttccacttttgctaacaagagtatgaaaacctagaaaaaaatgtattgtaaatttagaacagatataaaatttgtgattaatcgctaGTTTACTAGTGAAttcatatgattaattacaattaaaaaacttaatcgcctgacgggcctaattaaaaaaatatatttttttaaataagggacgtttaatcgtaattaattgcatgctaATTctttatctgttataaatgtacaataaaaaaattctaggttttcataaaaaatgaaattaaatgaaaaaaatgttaaactaatagaatagttcacatgaatttttgacgtctatagtcgtcaatggcagtgaatgagttaagaagagtTTTACCAGAACATTCTGGACATATCTGGAAGGATCAACTCCAGGTTTAAGAAAGCAAGATTTTAAGTCTACTCAATGTGACCATCGGATTCAATATTATGTAGCATTtgatatatcatttttttgctAAACCAAACAatctgctaccctccaaaaatGCCAACATTATTGTTGGGCTCATTCTGGCCTGTGTTGGGACGCCAGGAAATggcacatgtaaaaaaaaaaaaaaaaaaaaaaaaagtaagagttGTTTAAAGATCTGCAGGGACCCTGTAGATGCGTGCGTTGCTAGTTAGCATTCCTTTGAGCAGTTATCTGCAAATGTTTGTTCTgtgtcaaccttaaacatttcttgacactgatatgttatgtgtgacctcactagtcatgacattctgattaatattaaatttgtggaatacgagttatgcagcaaaatccagtcgttttgatccatctcacggggcggccattttgccacttcctgtcaagtgaaaatgacatcacagttgctcagtgctcaggcaatgaccaatcacagctcatctgggtatttttttttaattttttttttaaagatgagcTCTTTCCCCTTTAAAGTCTCAGAGGCCTCAAAAGGAACCAGCTTTCCTCTCAGATGATGTTTCCCTTGTGCCGGCTGTCGGAAACGTTCCCGTAGTGACCACTCTTTGTAGCGCTTAGCTTACATTTAGTTGGAAGTGTGACACGAAACCAACCGCCTTCACCATAAACTCAAAACAGATTTTCAGCTCTCGCTTTCTCTTCCCAGGCATATTTGCTCCAATGCGAAAATGTCAGAACTGTTTTCACAGTCAATTTTGAGGATATGGCAGATATTTCAACTTCAGCGCTTGcatcattttcacttgactgtTTTCGCCATTAACATTtgttattctttttcttttcttttttggcaggatttcatgttttttgagaCGACTAACtaaggagttaaaaaaaaatgttaacatgcAACGCTGCTGGAAGGAATGAGGccacaaagacacacaaagtGAGCCGTCCCTAATGCTGTAATGTGTCACAACTGTCCTCCGACGAATTGTGTAACGAAAAGAACATTTATAGTTTGAAGATGCATGGACGTGGGGGATATGAGGTTTATTTTAGTCTTTAGGCACTACGGTTGGTGTTTGAGTCTTTTTCGGCTTGTGTTAACATTAGGAAGTCTCAGTTACTATGGGATTTATTGATTTTTGGACGTTTCAGTGAGAATGTATAGCGTTATGTAACATGGTCctcaaattcaaattattattattattattaattttgtgaTTCCACAACACTACACATTTCTGCACTGCTTCATGTATGTGTTCTTTAAGTGAACTTTTAAGTGGAATTTAAACcgtattatttaaaatgaacaatgGCTATTATAAGGATGTAAAGTGTATGTTCCAGCCTCGTCCACACGAGGTCGCTAGCTCTTCGTGTAAGGCACATTCCAAATGACTGCTTGATCCATTGAAAATAGCAGtgtatatttttgggcaaactcAGGTTTTGAAATGCATGCTACTTGAATTTAGTGTCTTTAGTAACTGCTCACCTGACTTGCAACTGACTATGGAttgtacacat
Protein-coding sequences here:
- the LOC144040094 gene encoding phospholipid scramblase 1 isoform X1 produces the protein MNMYEIPSPGIPGCPPGLEYLTQVDQLLIKQKVELVEALVGFESNNKYEVRNSMGQNVFYAVEENDCLSRQCCGPLRPFSIHVLDNLGQEIITVTRPLKCMSCFFPCCLQELEVQAPPGNTVGYLMQQWHPFSPKFIVANEHTEPVLKIHGPFCGWSCLPDVDFEILTMDEVSKIGKISKQWTGLLREVFTDSDNFGIQFPMDLDVRMKAVMIGACFLIDFMFFETTN
- the LOC144040094 gene encoding phospholipid scramblase 1 isoform X2, with the protein product MNMYEIPSPGIPGCPPGLEYLTQLEVQAPPGNTVGYLMQQWHPFSPKFIVANEHTEPVLKIHGPFCGWSCLPDVDFEILTMDEVSKIGKISKQWTGLLREVFTDSDNFGIQFPMDLDVRMKAVMIGACFLIDFMFFETTN